The following are encoded in a window of Amycolatopsis lexingtonensis genomic DNA:
- a CDS encoding PLD nuclease N-terminal domain-containing protein — protein sequence MHPADLIQGHEQTWSWLLLGLTGAVVLAFVVLFLSALVSILGSRLTGGMKLVWVIFAFCAPFLGSLLWFAVGRRDAYLPARR from the coding sequence ATGCACCCCGCCGACCTGATCCAAGGCCACGAGCAAACCTGGTCGTGGCTCCTGCTCGGCCTGACCGGCGCCGTCGTGCTGGCCTTCGTCGTGCTGTTCCTGTCCGCGCTCGTGAGCATCCTCGGCTCACGGCTGACCGGCGGCATGAAGCTCGTCTGGGTGATCTTCGCCTTTTGCGCGCCGTTCCTGGGCAGCCTGCTGTGGTTCGCGGTCGGCCGTCGCGACGCTTACCTGCCGGCCCGCCGATGA
- a CDS encoding ABC transporter ATP-binding protein yields MIVAEGLTKNYRGGTGVCGLSFTVRPGVVTGFLGPNGAGKSTTIRLMLGLTRGAGRTTFGGRVYADVPGPLRTVGVLTDAAAVHPARTATAHLRMVASGGGLPARRVREVLASVGLESVAHRPAGRFSLGMKQRLGLATALLGDPEYLILDEPANGLDPEGVRWIRDLLRRLAAEGRTILASSHLLAEMSLLADDLIVIGAGRLVSAGPLAEFVREHARTDVVVRVEQPGVLLVALARDGLRVRQETAGELVVETADTGRVASVAARAGIAVRELFVRQSGLEDAFLAATAAAVRHQGVPS; encoded by the coding sequence ATGATCGTCGCGGAAGGACTGACCAAGAACTACCGCGGCGGCACCGGCGTCTGCGGGCTTTCGTTCACCGTGCGGCCCGGCGTCGTCACCGGCTTCCTCGGCCCCAACGGCGCGGGCAAGTCGACGACCATCCGGCTCATGCTCGGCCTCACCCGCGGCGCGGGCCGGACCACGTTCGGCGGCCGGGTCTACGCGGACGTCCCCGGTCCACTGCGGACGGTCGGCGTACTCACCGACGCCGCGGCGGTGCACCCGGCGCGGACCGCCACCGCGCACCTGAGAATGGTCGCCTCGGGCGGAGGCCTGCCCGCGCGGCGGGTGCGGGAGGTCCTGGCGTCCGTCGGGCTCGAGTCCGTCGCGCACCGGCCCGCCGGCCGGTTCAGCCTCGGCATGAAGCAGCGGCTCGGCCTGGCCACCGCGCTGCTCGGCGACCCGGAGTACCTGATCCTCGACGAGCCGGCCAACGGGCTCGATCCGGAGGGCGTGCGCTGGATCCGCGACCTGTTGCGCCGGCTGGCGGCCGAGGGCCGCACGATCCTCGCGTCCTCGCACCTGCTCGCGGAGATGTCCCTGCTCGCCGACGACCTGATCGTGATCGGCGCGGGCCGTCTCGTCTCGGCAGGCCCGCTGGCGGAGTTCGTCCGGGAGCACGCGCGCACCGACGTCGTGGTGCGCGTCGAGCAGCCCGGCGTGCTGCTGGTGGCGCTGGCGCGCGATGGCCTGCGCGTGCGGCAGGAGACTGCGGGGGAGCTGGTCGTCGAGACGGCCGACACCGGACGGGTGGCCTCGGTGGCCGCGCGTGCGGGGATCGCGGTGCGCGAGCTGTTCGTGCGGCAGAGCGGCTTGGAGGACGCCTTCCTCGCCGCCACCGCGGCGGCTGTCCGGCACCAGGGGGTGCCGTCGTGA
- a CDS encoding sensor histidine kinase: protein MRRALAWWDGRAVLLALDVAVAAAVIAVTLTGGDPRDPHPALYVPAVVVSGLALLVRRRWPFLVLLVAVGCMPAGVTLLPLMVAQYSVAVRYGVSVVTGLAVVIAGIAGNVVPALRAPASFTLLVIVLGFFVLGPALAGLWMHQRAALLAVLRERADEAERTRTLLADQAVFAERRRIAREMHDVVAHRVTAVALQAGALSLRAPDEKTEQAAETIRATSATALDELRGILRVLRDDAVAAPGVLGSLEDLVEEVTATGARVELALPDPLPAVPDQVGRAVYRVVQEALTNAGKHAPHAAVEVRLDVTGDRLAVEVTNRLTPHGSAVPGSGYGLVGMRERVELAGGELRTGPTGDGRFRVLARFPVGGETA from the coding sequence ATGAGGCGGGCGCTGGCGTGGTGGGACGGTCGTGCCGTCCTGCTCGCGCTCGACGTCGCGGTGGCCGCGGCCGTCATCGCGGTGACCCTGACCGGTGGCGACCCGCGTGACCCGCACCCGGCGCTCTACGTCCCTGCGGTGGTCGTCTCGGGGCTCGCGCTGCTGGTGCGGCGCCGGTGGCCGTTCCTGGTGCTGCTGGTCGCCGTGGGGTGTATGCCGGCCGGGGTGACGCTGCTGCCGCTGATGGTGGCGCAGTACTCGGTCGCGGTGCGGTACGGCGTGAGCGTCGTGACCGGGCTGGCGGTCGTCATCGCCGGGATCGCCGGGAACGTCGTGCCGGCGCTGCGGGCGCCGGCGAGCTTCACCCTGTTGGTGATCGTGCTGGGGTTCTTCGTGCTCGGCCCGGCGCTGGCCGGCCTGTGGATGCACCAGCGCGCCGCGCTGCTGGCCGTGCTGCGGGAGCGGGCCGACGAAGCCGAGCGCACCCGGACGCTGCTGGCCGACCAGGCGGTCTTCGCCGAGCGGCGGCGGATCGCCCGGGAGATGCACGACGTCGTCGCGCACCGCGTCACGGCGGTCGCGCTGCAGGCCGGTGCGCTGTCGCTGCGGGCCCCGGACGAAAAGACCGAGCAGGCCGCCGAGACGATCCGGGCCACCAGCGCGACCGCGCTCGACGAGCTGCGCGGCATCCTGCGCGTGCTGCGCGACGACGCGGTGGCGGCGCCGGGCGTGCTCGGATCGTTGGAGGACCTGGTGGAAGAGGTCACCGCGACCGGCGCGCGGGTCGAGCTGGCGCTGCCGGATCCGCTGCCCGCGGTGCCCGACCAGGTCGGCCGCGCCGTCTACCGGGTCGTCCAGGAAGCCCTGACCAACGCGGGCAAGCATGCCCCGCACGCGGCGGTCGAGGTCCGGCTGGATGTCACCGGCGACCGGCTCGCGGTGGAGGTGACCAACCGGCTGACCCCGCACGGCAGCGCCGTCCCGGGGTCCGGCTACGGCCTGGTCGGCATGCGCGAACGGGTGGAACTGGCGGGCGGCGAACTCCGGACGGGCCCGACCGGCGACGGCCGGTTCCGGGTGCTGGCCCGGTTCCCGGTGGGAGGGGAGACGGCGTGA
- a CDS encoding response regulator codes for MTVKVVLLEDEELVRSGIRMILESAEDLEVVAEDTDGSRAVELTDRYRPDVVLTDVQMPKVDGLEVVKRLAGHPAAPAVVVLTTFDVDEYVYTALRHGAAGFLLKDTPPRELVTAVRVAARGEAMLSPRITKRLLTDFASRGGSTQARARLSVLTPREHDVSVHIGRGLSNAEIAKALVLSESTVKVHIGRIMAKLDAANRTQVAILVHDAGLS; via the coding sequence GTGACGGTGAAGGTCGTGCTGCTGGAGGACGAGGAACTGGTCCGCAGCGGCATCCGGATGATCCTCGAGTCGGCCGAGGACCTCGAAGTGGTCGCCGAGGACACCGACGGCTCGCGCGCGGTCGAGCTGACCGACCGCTACCGGCCGGACGTCGTGCTCACCGACGTCCAGATGCCGAAGGTCGACGGCCTCGAGGTGGTCAAGCGGCTGGCCGGCCACCCGGCAGCCCCGGCGGTGGTGGTCCTGACGACGTTCGACGTCGACGAGTACGTCTACACGGCGCTGCGCCACGGCGCCGCGGGCTTCCTGCTCAAGGACACCCCGCCCCGCGAGCTGGTGACGGCTGTCCGCGTGGCCGCCCGCGGCGAGGCGATGCTGTCCCCGCGGATCACCAAGCGCCTGCTCACCGACTTCGCCTCGCGTGGCGGCAGCACGCAGGCCCGCGCCCGGCTTTCGGTGCTGACCCCGCGGGAGCACGACGTGTCCGTCCACATCGGACGCGGCCTCAGCAACGCCGAGATCGCGAAGGCGCTCGTGCTGAGCGAGTCGACCGTGAAAGTCCACATCGGACGCATCATGGCGAAGCTGGACGCGGCCAACCGCACGCAGGTGGCGATCCTGGTCCACGACGCCGGCTTGAGCTGA
- a CDS encoding PadR family transcriptional regulator yields MAALLEGEASGYDLAKGFDASVANFWAATPQQLYRELDRMAADGLVSARVVRQERRPDKRLFSVTEEGHRCLREFTARPPRPGVIRDELLVQVQAVDAGDEAAVRSALEERMARAEAKIARYERLRTRLLDGRFEDDYLAEVERVGPYLTLMRGLSFERENLRWCEQSLKILRRRADGE; encoded by the coding sequence CTGGCGGCGCTGCTCGAAGGCGAGGCGTCGGGCTACGACCTGGCGAAGGGGTTCGACGCCTCGGTGGCGAACTTCTGGGCGGCGACCCCGCAGCAGCTCTACCGGGAGCTCGACCGGATGGCGGCCGACGGCCTGGTTTCCGCGCGGGTCGTCCGGCAGGAGCGGCGGCCGGACAAGCGCCTGTTCTCGGTGACCGAGGAGGGCCACCGGTGCCTGCGCGAGTTCACGGCGCGCCCGCCCCGTCCGGGGGTGATCCGCGACGAGCTGCTGGTGCAGGTCCAGGCGGTCGACGCGGGCGACGAGGCCGCGGTGCGCAGCGCGCTCGAGGAGCGGATGGCTCGCGCGGAGGCGAAGATCGCCCGCTACGAACGGCTCCGCACCCGCCTGCTGGACGGCCGGTTCGAGGACGACTACCTGGCCGAGGTGGAGCGGGTCGGGCCGTACCTGACGCTGATGCGCGGACTGTCGTTCGAGCGGGAGAACCTGCGCTGGTGCGAGCAGTCGCTGAAGATCCTGCGGCGCCGCGCGGACGGGGAATAG
- a CDS encoding nuclear transport factor 2 family protein: MNSFRKAVEAHDPDAMAATLAENVVFRSPVAFKPYPGKAITAAILRGVLRVFEDFRYVRELSGGEGHDHALVFEARIGDVRVEGCDFLHLDADGLIDEFTVMVRPLSAAQALAEAMAAQFDRIQREALN, from the coding sequence ATGAACAGCTTCCGCAAGGCCGTCGAGGCCCACGATCCCGACGCCATGGCCGCGACGCTCGCGGAGAACGTCGTGTTCCGCAGCCCGGTGGCCTTCAAGCCCTACCCCGGCAAGGCGATCACGGCCGCGATCCTGCGGGGCGTCCTGCGCGTCTTCGAAGACTTCCGTTACGTGCGCGAGCTGAGCGGCGGCGAGGGCCACGACCACGCCCTCGTCTTCGAAGCGCGGATCGGCGACGTGCGGGTCGAGGGCTGCGACTTCCTCCACCTCGACGCCGACGGCCTGATCGACGAGTTCACGGTGATGGTCCGCCCGCTGTCGGCGGCCCAGGCACTGGCCGAAGCCATGGCGGCGCAGTTCGACCGGATTCAGCGCGAAGCACTCAACTAA
- a CDS encoding protocatechuate dioxygenase translates to MADDHEGQRVSRRRMLAGVSSVGLGALVTACAGKSAVTTSTGETVALQAVTDADLTALFAGARTCTLTATTTQGPYYFDADKIRSDVREDKQGVKLRLALQVQDSETCKPIPHAVVEIWHCDAGGLYSGAEAASGGGGTPPTGPPPTGTPSTGGPPPGGDADLEPTDDKRYLRGAQVTNQRGTVEFTTIWPGWYRGRTVHVHVMVHVGNEKTLTTQLMFDEALNARALATEPYAQRTGRDTFNENDSIYQPSMLLKVTRAHDGYVGCIVLNADPDHDGT, encoded by the coding sequence ATGGCAGACGATCACGAGGGACAACGGGTCAGCAGGCGGCGGATGCTCGCCGGCGTGAGCTCGGTCGGCTTGGGAGCGCTCGTCACCGCGTGCGCGGGCAAGAGCGCGGTGACGACGTCGACCGGCGAAACCGTCGCCCTGCAGGCGGTCACCGACGCCGACCTCACCGCGCTCTTCGCCGGCGCGCGGACGTGCACCCTCACCGCGACCACCACCCAGGGGCCGTACTACTTCGACGCCGACAAGATCCGGAGCGACGTCCGCGAGGACAAGCAGGGCGTGAAGCTGCGCCTGGCCCTGCAGGTGCAGGACAGCGAGACGTGCAAGCCGATCCCGCACGCGGTGGTCGAAATCTGGCACTGCGACGCCGGTGGGCTGTACTCCGGCGCGGAGGCGGCGTCCGGTGGTGGTGGCACGCCTCCCACGGGTCCGCCGCCGACCGGCACGCCGTCCACCGGAGGGCCGCCGCCCGGCGGCGACGCCGACCTCGAGCCCACCGACGACAAGCGGTACCTGCGCGGCGCCCAGGTCACCAACCAGCGCGGGACCGTCGAGTTCACCACGATCTGGCCGGGGTGGTACCGCGGGCGGACCGTCCACGTCCACGTGATGGTGCACGTGGGCAACGAAAAGACCCTGACCACCCAGCTGATGTTCGACGAAGCGCTGAACGCGCGGGCGCTGGCCACCGAGCCGTACGCGCAGCGCACCGGCCGCGACACCTTCAACGAGAACGATTCGATCTACCAGCCGAGCATGCTGCTGAAGGTCACCCGGGCACACGACGGGTACGTCGGCTGCATCGTGCTCAACGCCGACCCCGACCACGACGGCACCTGA
- the fadD8 gene encoding fatty-acid--CoA ligase FadD8: MEGSPMDEQAMRYPNHLGHLVVSALKRHRDKPVMVLGDTTLTGGRTAEQVSQYAQAFEALGAGTGAPVALLSLNRPEVLLVIASGQVQGSRRTALHPLGSLDDHAYILADAGITTLIIDPVPAFVERALGLLEKVPGLTQVLTIGPVPEALSHVGKDLTAAATGFEPKPLVPVELPPDQVVSITYTGGTTGKPKGVMGTARAMTTMTQIQLSEWEWPEAPKFLICTPLSHAGAAFFAPTLLKGGSLVVLPKFDVAEVLRVIEEERITATMLVPTMLYALMDHPDSRTRDLSSLQTVYYGAASINPVRLREAIDRFGPIFAQYYGQSEAPMAISYLAKGDHDDARLASCGRPSAFLRTALLGPDGAPVPPGEPGEICVAGPLLAGGYWNLPEVTAETFRDGWLHTGDVAREDEDGFWFIVDRVKDMIVTGGFNVFPREVEDVVAEHPAVAQVGVIGTPDEKWGEAVTAVVVLREALDEAGIERLTAEIQAAVRERKGPVHVPKQVIVAESLPMTGLGKPDKKALRAQYEPRSAGV; the protein is encoded by the coding sequence GTGGAAGGGAGCCCGATGGACGAGCAGGCGATGCGGTACCCGAACCACCTCGGTCACCTGGTCGTGTCCGCCCTCAAACGCCACCGGGACAAGCCCGTCATGGTGCTCGGCGACACGACGCTGACCGGGGGCCGGACCGCCGAGCAGGTCAGCCAGTACGCCCAAGCCTTCGAAGCGCTCGGGGCCGGCACCGGGGCACCCGTCGCGCTGCTGTCGCTGAACCGGCCCGAAGTCCTGCTCGTCATCGCCTCCGGGCAGGTGCAGGGCTCGCGGCGGACCGCGCTGCACCCGCTGGGGTCACTGGACGACCACGCCTACATCCTCGCCGACGCCGGCATCACCACGCTGATCATCGACCCGGTGCCCGCGTTCGTCGAGCGCGCGCTCGGGCTGCTCGAAAAGGTGCCCGGGCTGACGCAGGTGCTCACCATCGGGCCGGTCCCGGAAGCGCTGTCACACGTCGGAAAGGACCTGACCGCGGCCGCCACCGGCTTCGAGCCGAAGCCGCTCGTGCCCGTCGAACTGCCGCCGGACCAGGTCGTCTCCATCACCTACACCGGCGGCACCACCGGGAAGCCCAAGGGCGTCATGGGAACCGCGCGGGCGATGACCACGATGACCCAGATCCAGCTTTCCGAATGGGAGTGGCCCGAAGCGCCGAAGTTCCTCATCTGCACCCCGCTTTCCCACGCCGGCGCGGCGTTCTTCGCACCGACGCTGCTCAAGGGCGGCTCGCTGGTCGTGCTGCCGAAGTTCGACGTCGCCGAAGTGCTGCGTGTCATCGAGGAGGAGCGGATCACGGCCACCATGCTGGTGCCGACCATGCTCTACGCCCTGATGGACCACCCCGACTCCCGCACCCGCGACCTGTCGTCGCTGCAGACGGTCTACTACGGGGCCGCGTCGATCAACCCGGTGCGGCTGCGCGAGGCGATCGACCGGTTCGGGCCGATCTTCGCGCAGTACTACGGCCAGTCCGAAGCCCCGATGGCGATCAGCTACCTCGCCAAGGGCGACCACGACGACGCGCGGCTGGCGTCCTGCGGGCGGCCGTCGGCCTTCCTGCGCACGGCGCTGCTCGGCCCGGACGGCGCCCCGGTGCCACCCGGCGAGCCCGGCGAGATCTGCGTGGCCGGGCCGCTGCTCGCGGGCGGCTACTGGAACCTGCCGGAGGTCACCGCGGAAACCTTCCGCGACGGCTGGCTGCACACCGGCGACGTCGCCCGCGAAGACGAAGACGGCTTCTGGTTCATCGTCGACCGGGTCAAGGACATGATCGTCACCGGCGGCTTCAACGTGTTCCCGCGCGAGGTCGAGGACGTCGTCGCCGAGCACCCCGCGGTCGCGCAGGTCGGCGTGATCGGCACCCCGGACGAGAAGTGGGGCGAGGCCGTGACGGCGGTCGTCGTGCTGCGCGAGGCCCTGGACGAGGCCGGGATCGAGCGCCTCACCGCGGAGATCCAGGCGGCGGTGCGGGAGCGGAAGGGCCCGGTGCACGTGCCCAAGCAGGTGATCGTCGCCGAGTCGTTGCCGATGACCGGGCTGGGCAAGCCGGACAAGAAGGCGCTGCGCGCCCAGTACGAACCTCGCAGCGCGGGCGTGTAG
- a CDS encoding alpha/beta hydrolase domain-containing protein, which translates to MRRALLVLLTVPLPCLVLTGTARAADAPSVTAVPANAGRGWPVSGAQGVLDLAARGYVEEEYLLSGQADTYTQTGLWTDDGRWATRVASTGNPYTTRMVVVRPSDPARFTGTVVVEWLNVSFGVDIPVDFSQSYEHFTRQGYAYVGVTTQKAGADKLNSLDPGRYGTVNLSGDALSYDVFSQAAQAVRTDPRLFGGRSPSVVLATGHSQSALRLTTYANAIQPVRHAYDGIMIHGRAALAAPIGDGVVGPLSARIRTDLDVPVFVLQSETDVVASASVRQDTARVRTWEVAGTAHADQYGLDLYNAANARDRSINDGAPTTCDKPVNSLTFRYAENAAFAHLDRWARGGAAPPAAPPISLLLNLIVVRDGDQNALGGVRLPDLDAPLASYAPNNSGGNVPGACLLLGTTTPLSPARIRQLYPDHATYVAKFTAAADRALRAGYLLRPDRDEAVARAQAAPVP; encoded by the coding sequence ATGCGCAGAGCCCTGCTCGTCCTGCTGACCGTGCCCCTGCCCTGCCTCGTGCTGACCGGAACCGCCCGCGCCGCCGACGCACCGTCCGTCACCGCCGTGCCCGCGAACGCGGGCCGGGGCTGGCCGGTCAGCGGCGCGCAGGGCGTCCTCGACCTCGCCGCGCGCGGGTACGTCGAGGAGGAGTATCTTCTTTCCGGACAGGCCGACACGTACACCCAGACGGGCTTGTGGACCGACGACGGGCGCTGGGCCACGCGGGTCGCGAGCACCGGCAACCCGTACACCACACGGATGGTCGTGGTGCGGCCGTCGGATCCCGCGCGCTTCACCGGCACCGTCGTGGTCGAATGGCTCAACGTCAGCTTCGGCGTCGACATCCCCGTCGATTTCTCGCAGTCGTACGAGCACTTCACGCGCCAGGGCTACGCCTACGTCGGCGTGACGACCCAGAAGGCGGGTGCCGACAAGCTCAACAGCCTCGACCCGGGCCGGTACGGCACCGTGAACCTGAGCGGGGATGCGCTTTCCTACGACGTCTTTTCCCAGGCCGCGCAGGCCGTCCGGACCGACCCGCGGCTGTTCGGCGGCCGGTCGCCGTCGGTCGTGCTGGCCACCGGCCACTCGCAGTCCGCGCTGCGGCTGACCACCTACGCCAACGCGATCCAGCCGGTGCGCCACGCCTACGACGGCATCATGATCCACGGCCGCGCCGCGCTCGCGGCCCCGATCGGCGACGGCGTCGTCGGCCCGCTCTCCGCCCGCATCCGCACCGATCTCGACGTGCCGGTCTTCGTCCTGCAGTCGGAAACCGACGTCGTCGCCTCGGCTTCCGTTCGCCAGGACACCGCCCGGGTGCGCACCTGGGAAGTCGCCGGCACCGCACACGCCGACCAGTACGGGCTCGATCTCTACAACGCCGCCAACGCGCGCGACCGGTCCATCAACGACGGCGCGCCGACGACGTGCGACAAGCCGGTCAACAGCTTGACGTTCCGGTACGCGGAGAACGCCGCGTTCGCGCACCTGGACCGCTGGGCCCGCGGCGGCGCGGCCCCGCCCGCCGCACCGCCGATCTCGCTGCTGCTCAACCTCATCGTGGTGCGCGACGGCGACCAGAACGCCCTCGGCGGCGTCCGGCTGCCCGACCTCGACGCGCCGCTGGCGTCCTACGCGCCCAACAACAGCGGCGGCAACGTGCCGGGCGCCTGCTTGCTGCTCGGCACGACGACACCGTTGTCACCGGCGCGGATCCGGCAGCTGTACCCGGACCACGCCACCTACGTCGCGAAGTTCACCGCGGCGGCGGACCGGGCGCTGCGGGCCGGCTACCTGCTGCGGCCCGACCGCGACGAAGCCGTGGCCCGCGCCCAGGCGGCCCCGGTGCCGTGA
- a CDS encoding sigma-70 family RNA polymerase sigma factor, giving the protein MTEVAPAVAGTVDGPSDAALIEAVRGGDIAAYGRLYDRHLGAARRVAAAIAADEAERDDLIAEGFTRVLRILRSGEGPDEDFRPYLLTTIRNTMISWRRRDSAVSLVAEVPDVLPGEGSDEPVGSRLHATVAADAFASLPERWRTVLWRTEIDGESPARIAADIGMTPNGVAALAYRAREGLRQAYLDQHVPAARRRNCKVVSAQLARYVRDGIGDHKAHRITAHLDRCADCRELAGGLRRLNEELPATIIPLILGVPIVSQWLSATGSLASSGAAAGASTSALSWATAAKLAAVSAALVTTVTIGASNSDLVPPASGPDGTTTLPAGTGPGTRAPAPSGTGAPTSDAQSSPALTESAAPGAETAGETAGAQRPGGSAGAANPTKPEVAADPERGKPSTQAGKRQNENKTKTPGPKPAQTTVPPG; this is encoded by the coding sequence GTGACCGAGGTGGCGCCGGCGGTGGCCGGGACGGTGGACGGCCCGAGCGACGCGGCATTGATCGAGGCGGTACGCGGCGGGGACATCGCCGCGTACGGCCGGTTGTACGACCGGCACCTCGGGGCCGCGCGCCGGGTGGCGGCCGCGATCGCGGCCGACGAGGCCGAGCGCGACGACCTGATCGCGGAAGGATTCACCCGCGTACTGCGGATTCTGCGCTCGGGTGAAGGACCGGACGAGGATTTCCGGCCGTATTTGCTGACGACCATCCGGAACACGATGATCAGCTGGCGTCGGCGCGACTCGGCCGTTTCCCTCGTCGCCGAGGTGCCGGACGTCCTGCCGGGGGAGGGGAGCGACGAGCCGGTGGGCAGCCGGCTGCACGCCACCGTCGCCGCGGATGCGTTCGCGAGCCTGCCCGAACGGTGGCGAACCGTCCTGTGGCGGACCGAAATCGACGGCGAATCGCCCGCGCGGATCGCCGCCGACATCGGGATGACGCCGAACGGCGTCGCGGCGCTGGCCTACCGCGCCCGCGAGGGCTTGCGCCAGGCTTATCTCGACCAGCACGTCCCGGCCGCGCGGCGGCGCAACTGCAAGGTCGTCTCCGCTCAGCTGGCCCGGTACGTGCGCGACGGGATCGGGGACCACAAGGCCCACCGGATCACCGCGCACCTCGACCGCTGCGCGGACTGCCGGGAGCTCGCCGGCGGTCTCCGCCGGCTCAACGAGGAACTGCCCGCCACGATCATCCCGCTCATCCTGGGCGTCCCGATCGTGTCGCAGTGGCTGTCCGCCACCGGATCGCTCGCCTCGTCCGGCGCCGCGGCCGGCGCGAGCACGTCCGCGCTGTCGTGGGCCACGGCGGCGAAGCTCGCCGCGGTGAGCGCGGCGCTGGTCACGACGGTGACGATCGGCGCGAGCAACTCCGACCTCGTCCCGCCCGCTTCCGGGCCGGACGGCACGACCACGCTGCCGGCCGGGACGGGTCCCGGCACGCGAGCCCCGGCGCCCTCCGGTACGGGTGCTCCGACGTCGGACGCGCAGTCTTCACCGGCGCTCACGGAGTCCGCCGCCCCCGGCGCCGAGACGGCCGGTGAGACGGCCGGTGCGCAGCGGCCCGGCGGGTCGGCGGGGGCCGCGAACCCGACGAAGCCCGAGGTGGCGGCGGACCCGGAGCGGGGCAAGCCGTCCACGCAGGCGGGCAAGCGGCAGAACGAGAACAAGACGAAGACCCCGGGGCCGAAGCCGGCGCAGACGACGGTGCCACCGGGCTGA